One window of Futiania mangrovi genomic DNA carries:
- a CDS encoding enoyl-CoA hydratase: MTDTATVSLRTEDRAHGKVAFLTVENERKLNTFSTPVMEAFVAAVEGLKDDADLRALVVTGRGPKAFVGGADIREMAGIRDEAGARAFITRVHRTCASLRDLPVPVIGRVNGYALGAGLELVAACDMRIASDNAVFGMPEVRVGIPSVVEAALLPGLIGWGRTRRLLILAENLDAAEALDWGLVEKVVPAADLDAAVDQWLDMIGAAGPQAIRAQKALIRQWEDLPLREAVAAGIDSFAGSWKTSEPADMLGAFFAEKDKAKKG; this comes from the coding sequence ATGACCGACACCGCCACCGTCTCGCTGCGTACCGAGGACCGCGCCCATGGCAAGGTCGCCTTCCTGACCGTGGAGAACGAGCGCAAGCTCAACACCTTCTCCACGCCCGTGATGGAGGCGTTCGTCGCCGCGGTCGAGGGGCTCAAGGACGACGCCGACCTGCGCGCGCTCGTGGTCACGGGGCGCGGGCCCAAGGCCTTCGTCGGCGGCGCGGACATCCGCGAGATGGCGGGCATCCGGGACGAAGCGGGCGCGCGCGCCTTCATCACCCGCGTGCACAGGACCTGCGCCAGCCTGCGCGACCTGCCCGTGCCCGTCATCGGGCGGGTGAACGGCTACGCGCTGGGCGCGGGGCTGGAGCTTGTGGCCGCCTGCGACATGCGCATCGCCTCCGACAATGCCGTCTTCGGCATGCCGGAGGTGCGCGTCGGCATCCCGTCCGTTGTGGAGGCCGCGCTGCTGCCGGGCCTCATCGGCTGGGGCCGCACGCGGCGCCTGCTGATCCTCGCGGAGAACCTCGACGCGGCGGAAGCCCTCGACTGGGGCCTCGTCGAGAAAGTGGTGCCCGCCGCCGATCTGGACGCCGCTGTCGATCAGTGGCTCGACATGATCGGCGCCGCCGGTCCGCAGGCGATCCGCGCGCAGAAGGCGCTGATCCGCCAGTGGGAGGACCTGCCCCTGCGCGAGGCGGTGGCCGCCGGCATCGACAGCTTCGCCGGCTCCTGGAAAACGAGCGAGCCCGCGGACATGCTGGGCGCGTTCTTCGCGGAGAAGGACAAGGCGAAGAAGGGCTGA
- a CDS encoding acyl-CoA dehydrogenase family protein, translated as MTPSPFFSEELQQFRASVRRFVETEVRPHAAAWEADGLVPRAVLRRMGELGFLGVRYPEEYGGSHLDTLATVVLAEELGRSGFGGFAVTVLVHTDMASPHLARFGTAEQRARYMPGVVSGETITAVAVTEPGAGSDVAGLKTRAERRGNGWVLTGSKMFITNGVHGDLYFVAARTDPAAKGSRGISMFIVEAGTPGFAVGRALDKMGWRSSDTAELVFDGCHLPADALLGQENRGFYQVMENFQNERIVLGAMAMGEAARAIELTLAYVKDRPAFGGVLWDKQAIRQRLAARAAEVEAARQLVYHAAWLDAHGHDCVKEVSMVKAHCGELVNRVMYDCQQFHGGFGYIRDSEIERMARDARIQAIGGGATEVMLEEVAKRM; from the coding sequence ATGACGCCTTCGCCCTTCTTCTCCGAGGAGTTGCAGCAGTTCCGCGCCTCCGTCCGCCGCTTCGTCGAGACCGAGGTGCGCCCCCACGCCGCCGCCTGGGAGGCCGACGGCCTCGTCCCCCGCGCGGTCCTGCGCCGGATGGGCGAGCTTGGCTTCCTCGGCGTCCGCTATCCGGAGGAGTACGGCGGCTCCCACCTCGACACGCTCGCCACCGTGGTGCTGGCGGAGGAACTGGGCCGGTCGGGCTTCGGCGGCTTCGCGGTCACGGTGCTCGTGCATACCGACATGGCCTCGCCCCACCTCGCCCGCTTCGGCACGGCGGAGCAGCGCGCCCGCTACATGCCGGGCGTGGTCTCCGGGGAGACGATCACCGCGGTCGCCGTGACGGAGCCGGGCGCGGGCTCCGACGTCGCCGGCCTGAAGACGCGGGCGGAACGGCGCGGCAACGGCTGGGTGCTGACCGGCTCCAAGATGTTCATCACGAACGGCGTGCACGGCGACCTCTATTTCGTCGCCGCGCGCACCGACCCGGCCGCCAAGGGCTCGCGCGGGATTTCCATGTTCATCGTCGAGGCGGGCACGCCCGGCTTCGCCGTGGGCCGCGCGCTCGACAAGATGGGCTGGCGGTCGTCCGACACGGCAGAACTTGTCTTCGACGGGTGCCACTTGCCCGCCGACGCCCTGCTGGGGCAGGAGAACCGTGGCTTCTACCAGGTGATGGAGAACTTCCAGAACGAGCGGATCGTGCTCGGCGCCATGGCGATGGGCGAGGCGGCGCGCGCCATCGAACTGACGCTCGCCTATGTGAAGGATCGTCCTGCGTTCGGCGGCGTGCTCTGGGACAAGCAGGCGATCCGCCAGCGCCTCGCCGCCCGCGCTGCCGAGGTGGAGGCCGCCCGCCAGCTCGTCTACCACGCCGCATGGCTCGACGCGCACGGCCACGACTGCGTGAAGGAGGTGTCGATGGTCAAGGCGCACTGCGGCGAGCTGGTCAACCGCGTCATGTACGACTGCCAGCAGTTTCACGGCGGCTTCGGCTACATCCGCGACAGCGAGATCGAGCGCATGGCCCGCGACGCGCGCATCCAGGCGATCGGCGGCGGCGCGACCGAGGTCATGCTGGAAGAGGTCGCCAAGCGCATGTGA
- the ehuR gene encoding MocR-like ectoine utilization transcription factor EhuR: MVQGLNCNGPEEPAAAGASWCPDLTGIPGPRYLAIVGALEQAVEAGTLAPGARLPTHRGLAHALGVSVHTVSAAYAEAERRGLVSGETGRGTFVLGGGASAGSFFARRRDAGLIDIAINRPVTTREHLDAFRATLTALGADLPEHTVSSCRPVAGMDAHRAAGADWIGRRGLRLPPEQILVTNGAAHGLLVVLAALTRPGDLVVTERLTDNGLIALSGILHFRLQGLETDAEGLLPDAFEAACAAGDVRALSVTPCFTNPTAAMMGTERRQAIAAVARRHGVAIVEDDVYGHLAAHAPAPMAALAPEVSYFVTSFTKTLAPGLRIGYVAAPAEAMARLATHARATSWMAAPLLGEIAARWVSDGTADRLLRRQRALLEDRHKVLARVLDGFGLATAPHAPHAWLTLPEPWRADSFVAEARLNGIALPPTEVFVVGREHAPHAVRLSKGAPEGLALFERALGILAGMLHREPEPRAHDI; encoded by the coding sequence ATGGTTCAAGGGTTAAATTGTAATGGTCCGGAAGAGCCCGCTGCGGCGGGCGCGAGCTGGTGCCCCGACCTGACCGGGATTCCGGGACCGCGCTACCTGGCGATCGTCGGCGCGCTGGAGCAGGCGGTCGAGGCGGGGACGCTGGCCCCCGGCGCCCGCCTGCCCACGCACCGGGGGCTGGCCCATGCGCTGGGGGTCAGCGTTCACACCGTCTCCGCCGCCTATGCCGAGGCCGAACGGCGCGGTCTGGTCAGCGGCGAAACCGGGCGCGGCACCTTCGTGCTGGGGGGCGGCGCGTCGGCGGGGTCCTTCTTTGCCCGCCGCCGGGATGCGGGGCTGATCGACATCGCCATCAACCGTCCCGTGACGACGCGGGAGCATCTCGACGCCTTCCGGGCAACGCTCACCGCGCTCGGCGCCGACCTGCCGGAACACACCGTCTCCTCCTGCCGCCCGGTAGCCGGAATGGACGCGCACCGTGCAGCCGGCGCCGACTGGATCGGCCGGCGCGGCCTTCGCCTGCCGCCGGAGCAGATCCTCGTCACCAATGGCGCCGCGCATGGGCTGCTCGTGGTGCTGGCGGCCCTCACGCGGCCCGGCGACCTCGTCGTGACGGAGCGGCTGACCGACAATGGCCTGATCGCGCTGTCCGGCATCCTGCATTTTCGCCTGCAGGGGCTGGAAACCGATGCCGAGGGTCTGCTCCCCGACGCCTTCGAGGCGGCGTGCGCCGCCGGCGATGTGCGGGCGCTGTCCGTGACGCCCTGCTTCACGAATCCGACGGCGGCCATGATGGGAACGGAACGTCGGCAGGCGATCGCCGCCGTTGCGCGCCGGCACGGCGTGGCAATTGTCGAGGATGACGTCTACGGCCATCTTGCCGCCCACGCGCCGGCTCCAATGGCGGCGCTGGCGCCGGAGGTGTCCTACTTCGTCACCAGCTTCACCAAGACGCTCGCCCCGGGCCTGCGCATCGGTTACGTGGCTGCCCCTGCCGAGGCCATGGCGCGGCTCGCCACGCACGCCAGGGCCACCTCCTGGATGGCGGCACCCTTGCTGGGCGAGATCGCGGCGCGCTGGGTCTCCGACGGGACGGCCGACCGCCTGCTGCGCCGGCAGCGCGCACTGCTCGAAGACCGGCACAAGGTCCTGGCGCGCGTTCTGGACGGCTTCGGCCTCGCCACCGCCCCGCATGCTCCCCATGCCTGGTTGACCCTGCCGGAGCCCTGGCGCGCCGACAGCTTCGTGGCCGAAGCCCGCCTCAACGGCATCGCCCTTCCGCCGACCGAGGTGTTCGTAGTCGGCCGGGAGCATGCGCCGCACGCGGTGCGCCTGAGCAAGGGTGCCCCCGAAGGCCTCGCCCTGTTCGAGCGGGCGCTCGGCATCCTTGCCGGGATGCTGCACCGCGAACCGGAACCGCGGGCCCACGACATCTGA
- a CDS encoding TRAP transporter large permease produces the protein MTTAMVSLMIVLLLLGFPMLIPLIGATMLGFFVFFAGIKPDIMVQQMIEGVKPAALIAVPMFIFAADIITKGHSADRLLDLVMRFVGHVKGGLAVTTAATCTLFGAVSGSTQATVVAIGGPLRPKMLKAGYKDDFVIALTINASDIAFLIPPSIGMIIYGVISGTSIAELFIAGIGPGLLILAMFSAYSVAYAVVNKIPTTEKATWGERFDAIKGAIWPLGFPVIIVGGIYGGIFSPTEAASVSVLYALILEVVVFRSLKLREIPEIALSTGLITAVVFILVAAGAAFSWTISFAQIPQAIIGGLGLEESGPTMVLIAISIAFFIGCMFVDPIVVILVLVPIFAPLVKAAGLDPVLVGTIIVLQVAVGSATPPFGCDIFTAIAIFKRPYFDVIRGTPPFIFMLLLASALLIMFPQIALFLRDLAFR, from the coding sequence ATGACCACCGCCATGGTCTCCCTGATGATCGTGCTGCTGCTGCTGGGATTTCCCATGCTGATCCCGCTGATCGGCGCGACCATGCTCGGCTTCTTCGTGTTCTTCGCGGGCATCAAGCCGGACATCATGGTCCAGCAGATGATCGAGGGGGTGAAGCCCGCCGCGCTGATCGCCGTGCCCATGTTCATCTTCGCCGCCGACATCATCACCAAGGGACATTCCGCCGACCGCCTGCTCGACCTGGTGATGCGCTTCGTGGGCCATGTGAAGGGCGGCCTCGCGGTGACGACGGCGGCGACCTGCACGCTGTTCGGCGCGGTGTCGGGCTCGACCCAGGCGACCGTGGTCGCGATCGGCGGCCCCTTGCGGCCGAAGATGCTGAAAGCGGGCTACAAGGACGATTTCGTTATTGCGCTGACGATCAACGCCAGCGACATCGCCTTCCTGATCCCGCCCAGCATCGGCATGATCATCTACGGCGTCATTTCCGGCACCTCGATCGCCGAGCTTTTCATCGCGGGCATCGGGCCTGGCCTGCTGATCCTTGCCATGTTCTCCGCCTATTCGGTCGCTTATGCGGTCGTCAACAAGATCCCGACGACCGAGAAGGCGACCTGGGGCGAACGCTTCGACGCGATCAAGGGCGCGATCTGGCCGCTCGGCTTTCCCGTCATCATCGTCGGCGGCATCTATGGCGGCATCTTCAGCCCGACAGAGGCAGCCTCGGTCTCGGTGCTCTATGCGCTGATCCTCGAGGTCGTCGTGTTCCGCTCCCTCAAGCTGCGCGAGATCCCGGAGATCGCGCTCTCCACCGGCCTCATCACGGCCGTCGTTTTCATCCTTGTGGCTGCGGGCGCGGCCTTCTCCTGGACCATCTCCTTCGCGCAGATCCCGCAGGCGATCATCGGCGGGCTGGGCCTGGAGGAGAGCGGCCCCACCATGGTCCTCATCGCCATCTCCATCGCCTTCTTCATCGGCTGCATGTTCGTCGACCCGATCGTGGTCATCCTCGTGCTCGTGCCGATCTTCGCGCCGCTTGTGAAGGCCGCGGGCCTCGACCCCGTGCTGGTGGGCACGATCATCGTGCTGCAGGTCGCCGTGGGCTCGGCCACACCGCCCTTCGGCTGCGACATCTTCACCGCCATCGCGATCTTCAAGCGGCCCTATTTCGACGTGATCCGGGGCACGCCTCCCTTCATCTTCATGCTGCTGCTCGCCTCCGCGCTGCTCATCATGTTCCCGCAGATCGCGCTGTTCCTGCGCGACCTCGCGTTCCGCTGA
- a CDS encoding universal stress protein → MFERILVPVDGSTHSFKALDLAVDLAEKYGAELFVLNVYRHHSQYESSHSLVRARVPVEPPDNALRDVAKEIVGQAVSHAKAKGIGKVTGLVRRGQPARTIVQTAKEKAADVIVMGNRGLGDVSGFLLGSVSHKVSSLVECTVITVK, encoded by the coding sequence ATGTTCGAAAGGATCCTCGTGCCCGTCGACGGGTCGACCCATTCCTTCAAGGCACTCGACCTCGCCGTCGACCTCGCCGAGAAATACGGTGCCGAGCTCTTCGTCCTGAACGTCTACCGGCATCATTCGCAGTACGAAAGCTCGCACTCGCTGGTGCGGGCGCGCGTGCCCGTCGAGCCGCCGGACAACGCGCTGCGCGACGTGGCGAAGGAGATCGTGGGCCAGGCCGTCTCCCACGCCAAGGCGAAGGGTATCGGAAAGGTCACGGGCCTCGTCCGGCGCGGCCAGCCCGCGCGGACCATCGTCCAGACCGCCAAGGAGAAGGCCGCCGACGTCATCGTCATGGGGAACCGGGGCCTGGGCGACGTCTCGGGCTTCCTGCTGGGCTCGGTCTCGCACAAGGTTTCGAGCCTCGTGGAGTGCACGGTCATCACCGTGAAGTAG
- a CDS encoding TRAP transporter substrate-binding protein, whose amino-acid sequence MILKTGLGGGVAAAILAAGLMTAAHAAEWKFAIEEIEGSVQDRYAQEFKRLIEEKSGGDITVTIYPYGSLGTSAALTELVTQGAIQFANSSPGHLGTLVSEVQVFSIPYLLSQNDEVNKKVLSESDVIYETLQSSFHEKNLHLLTMYPEGDMVWTANKEIRSPQDFDNFKMRTMVSPMLVEAYSAFGASPTPMPYGEVYGGLQLKQIDGQVNPVFAIQEMKFYEVQDYMIFAGQQEFTTTVVTNNDWFQNELSADERKMVNETIGELADYIFDVKREFATERLEMIKEAKPDITIIELTEEERAVFREAAQRVRDKYVEMTGESGKMVLEGLQADIKEAEEEMGAS is encoded by the coding sequence ATGATCCTCAAGACAGGACTGGGCGGCGGCGTGGCCGCTGCGATCCTCGCCGCCGGGCTGATGACGGCGGCGCACGCGGCGGAGTGGAAGTTCGCCATCGAAGAGATCGAGGGCAGCGTACAGGACCGCTATGCCCAGGAATTCAAGCGGCTGATCGAGGAGAAGTCGGGCGGCGACATCACCGTCACGATCTATCCCTATGGGTCGCTCGGCACGTCCGCGGCGCTGACCGAACTGGTGACGCAAGGCGCCATCCAGTTCGCCAATTCCTCGCCCGGCCACCTCGGCACGCTCGTGTCGGAGGTGCAGGTCTTCTCGATCCCCTATCTGCTGTCGCAGAACGACGAGGTGAACAAGAAGGTCCTGAGCGAGAGCGACGTGATCTACGAGACGCTGCAGTCGAGCTTCCATGAGAAGAACCTGCATCTGCTCACCATGTATCCGGAAGGCGACATGGTCTGGACGGCGAACAAGGAGATCCGCTCGCCGCAGGACTTCGACAACTTCAAGATGCGCACCATGGTGTCGCCGATGCTGGTCGAGGCCTATTCCGCGTTCGGCGCAAGCCCGACGCCGATGCCCTATGGCGAGGTCTATGGCGGGCTTCAGCTGAAGCAGATCGACGGCCAGGTGAACCCGGTGTTCGCGATCCAGGAGATGAAGTTCTACGAGGTTCAGGACTACATGATCTTCGCCGGCCAGCAGGAGTTCACGACCACCGTCGTGACCAACAACGACTGGTTCCAGAACGAGCTGTCGGCCGATGAGCGCAAGATGGTCAATGAAACCATCGGCGAGCTTGCCGACTACATCTTCGACGTGAAGCGGGAGTTCGCGACCGAGCGCCTGGAGATGATCAAGGAAGCCAAGCCCGACATCACGATCATCGAACTGACCGAGGAGGAGCGCGCCGTGTTCCGCGAGGCGGCTCAGCGCGTCCGCGACAAATATGTCGAGATGACCGGCGAAAGCGGCAAGATGGTCCTCGAGGGCCTGCAGGCCGACATCAAGGAAGCCGAGGAGGAGATGGGCGCCTCCTGA
- a CDS encoding acetyl-CoA hydrolase/transferase family protein, with translation MATLTDISAVDLRGLVKPGDRVIVGQGAAEARTLTRALVAQRHHVGRFEVFLGVVFSDSFPPDGTDGIDFTGYGAFAKSVALSRAGRLDPLPMPYSRLYDAFADGRLRPDVVLLQVAPGRDGRRESLSLAHDYTVAAARNARTVILEVNEDAPWTHGAELPEDLRVDLRVRAEMPPLDFGGSTVDETSAKIGAFVADLVPEGATVQIGIGAIPDAVLASLKGHRDLGIHSGVMNDKILDLIEAGVVTNAQKGRDAGVTVANVLFGTKRLRDFAHDNRALWVAPPPVTHDAGVLASLNRLVAINSAIEVDLTGQVNSEIAGGKYVGAIGGQPDFVRGGLASAGGRSVIALPATAKGGTISRIVSQVANVSTPRCDADAIVTEYGIAELDGCTLRERARRMIEIAAPEFREDLARAAHAAFGG, from the coding sequence TTGGCCACGCTTACGGACATCTCCGCGGTCGACCTGCGCGGCCTCGTGAAGCCCGGCGACCGGGTGATCGTGGGACAGGGGGCGGCAGAGGCGCGCACGCTCACCCGCGCACTGGTTGCCCAGCGCCATCATGTCGGGCGGTTCGAGGTGTTCCTCGGCGTCGTCTTTTCAGACAGTTTTCCGCCGGACGGCACGGACGGGATCGACTTCACCGGCTATGGCGCGTTCGCAAAGTCGGTCGCGTTGTCGCGCGCCGGACGGCTCGACCCCTTGCCCATGCCCTACAGCCGGCTGTACGACGCCTTCGCCGATGGGCGTCTCCGGCCCGACGTTGTGCTGCTGCAGGTGGCGCCGGGGCGCGACGGGCGGCGCGAAAGCCTGTCGCTCGCCCACGACTACACGGTCGCGGCGGCGCGCAACGCGCGCACGGTGATCCTGGAGGTCAACGAGGACGCGCCCTGGACGCACGGCGCGGAACTGCCGGAGGACCTGCGCGTCGACCTCAGGGTGCGGGCGGAGATGCCGCCCCTCGACTTCGGCGGCAGCACGGTCGACGAGACCTCGGCGAAGATCGGCGCCTTCGTGGCGGACCTGGTGCCGGAAGGCGCGACGGTGCAGATCGGCATCGGCGCCATTCCGGACGCGGTGCTGGCCAGTCTCAAGGGGCATCGCGACCTCGGCATCCATTCGGGTGTGATGAACGACAAGATCCTCGACCTGATCGAGGCGGGCGTCGTGACGAACGCGCAGAAGGGCCGTGACGCGGGCGTCACGGTCGCGAACGTGCTGTTCGGGACGAAGCGGCTGCGCGATTTCGCTCATGACAACCGGGCCTTGTGGGTCGCGCCGCCGCCGGTGACGCACGATGCGGGCGTGCTTGCGTCGCTCAACCGGCTGGTGGCGATCAATTCCGCCATCGAGGTGGACCTGACAGGCCAGGTCAATTCCGAGATCGCGGGCGGCAAATATGTGGGCGCGATCGGCGGCCAGCCCGATTTCGTGCGTGGCGGCCTCGCCTCGGCAGGCGGACGGTCGGTCATCGCGCTGCCCGCGACGGCGAAGGGCGGCACCATTTCGCGCATCGTGTCGCAGGTGGCGAACGTCTCCACCCCGCGCTGCGACGCCGACGCCATCGTCACGGAGTACGGCATTGCCGAGCTTGACGGCTGCACGCTTCGCGAGCGGGCGCGCCGCATGATCGAGATCGCCGCGCCGGAATTCCGCGAGGACCTGGCGCGCGCCGCGCACGCGGCTTTCGGGGGGTAG
- a CDS encoding FkbM family methyltransferase: protein MARQTTAQRPFGAFAPDRTLSALIAFARGRGTGWLSRRLAFLARKIGMGRIRRANRPVDTTVFGSVRMRLYPFHNVAEKRLLFTPQYFDPAERRLLAERLPKDAVFLDVGANVGGYALFVASVTGPDARVLAIEPQPSVHARLAFNIRANPDLPVEAVQAAIADREGEMTLHLSAGNEGEASLKAEVQREAGGRTVTVHALPMQVLMQRHRISHVDGMKIDVEGAEDMILVPFFRDADPALFPRVLVLENAQGRWQTDCVALAEANGYREVLRTRLNIVLERA, encoded by the coding sequence ATGGCCAGACAGACAACCGCGCAGCGGCCGTTCGGGGCCTTCGCCCCGGACCGGACGCTCTCGGCGCTGATCGCGTTCGCCCGGGGACGCGGAACGGGGTGGCTTTCCCGGCGGCTGGCCTTCCTCGCCCGCAAGATCGGCATGGGGCGGATCCGCCGCGCCAACCGCCCCGTCGACACGACGGTGTTCGGGTCGGTGCGGATGCGGCTCTATCCCTTCCACAATGTCGCGGAAAAGCGGCTGCTCTTCACGCCGCAATATTTCGATCCCGCCGAGCGCAGGCTGCTGGCCGAGCGGCTCCCGAAGGACGCGGTGTTCCTCGACGTCGGGGCGAACGTCGGCGGCTATGCGCTGTTCGTGGCGAGCGTGACGGGGCCGGACGCCCGCGTCCTCGCCATCGAGCCGCAGCCGAGCGTGCATGCGCGCCTCGCCTTCAACATCCGCGCGAACCCCGATCTGCCGGTCGAGGCGGTGCAGGCCGCCATCGCCGACCGGGAGGGGGAGATGACGCTCCACCTATCCGCCGGGAACGAGGGCGAGGCGAGCCTCAAGGCCGAGGTGCAGCGGGAGGCCGGCGGGCGCACCGTCACCGTCCATGCGCTGCCCATGCAGGTTCTCATGCAACGCCATAGGATTTCCCATGTGGACGGCATGAAGATCGACGTGGAGGGCGCCGAAGACATGATCCTCGTGCCGTTCTTCCGCGACGCCGACCCCGCGCTCTTTCCCCGGGTGCTCGTGCTGGAGAACGCGCAGGGGCGCTGGCAGACCGATTGCGTCGCGCTGGCGGAGGCGAACGGCTACCGCGAGGTGTTGCGCACAAGGCTCAACATCGT
- a CDS encoding TRAP transporter small permease produces the protein MRPLSDERPAAATDGGDGTEHEPGQGHGGRPRGWLAPLSAADRVIARVEAIILAYGVLLMAANSVGNVVGRFVFGRSLYFTEEINQFLIVLVTFVGLGYAARKGRHIRMSAVYDQFGDTGRKALMLLIAGGTAAVMFVLAWYSWSYVDGLARRGTVTPSLQIPLYLTYLWVPVGFVITGIQYVLTVVRNLQSPDVFISYEQIDAYDEVEETAL, from the coding sequence GTGAGGCCTTTGAGCGACGAGCGGCCGGCCGCCGCGACGGACGGCGGTGACGGGACAGAACACGAACCCGGGCAAGGCCACGGCGGACGTCCGCGCGGCTGGCTGGCGCCCCTGTCGGCCGCAGACCGCGTTATCGCCCGTGTGGAGGCGATCATCCTCGCCTATGGCGTGCTGCTGATGGCGGCCAATTCCGTCGGCAACGTCGTCGGCCGCTTCGTCTTCGGGCGCAGCCTCTATTTCACCGAGGAGATCAACCAGTTCCTGATCGTCCTGGTGACGTTCGTCGGGCTCGGCTACGCGGCGCGCAAGGGCCGCCACATCCGCATGTCGGCGGTCTACGACCAGTTCGGCGACACCGGACGCAAGGCCCTGATGCTGCTGATCGCGGGCGGCACGGCGGCGGTGATGTTCGTGCTCGCCTGGTATTCCTGGTCCTATGTCGACGGGCTGGCGCGCCGGGGCACGGTCACGCCGTCGCTGCAGATCCCGCTCTACCTCACCTATCTGTGGGTTCCCGTGGGCTTCGTCATCACGGGCATCCAGTACGTGCTGACCGTGGTGCGCAACCTCCAGTCGCCGGACGTCTTCATCTCCTACGAGCAGATCGACGCCTACGACGAGGTCGAGGAAACCGCGCTTTGA
- a CDS encoding aquaporin, with translation MRIFIAEVVGTFWLVFASLGAALFAAGFAPLAIGLCLTLIHLVAIPVSNTSVKPARSFGIAVLDGQTWSLAQLWLFVVAPVAAGIVGAPVYRFINDER, from the coding sequence ATGCGGATTTTCATCGCAGAGGTCGTGGGCACCTTCTGGCTGGTGTTCGCGTCGCTGGGCGCGGCGCTGTTCGCGGCGGGCTTTGCGCCGCTGGCCATCGGCCTCTGCCTGACGCTCATCCACCTGGTGGCGATCCCGGTCTCCAACACGTCGGTCAAGCCGGCGCGGTCCTTCGGCATCGCGGTGCTGGACGGCCAGACCTGGTCGCTGGCGCAACTCTGGCTGTTCGTGGTGGCGCCGGTCGCGGCCGGCATCGTCGGCGCGCCCGTCTATCGCTTCATCAACGACGAGCGCTGA